GCATCTTCATCTTTTTCCCTTATCCTACTTTTTCTTGGCCTCCCTGGAAGTCTACGCAATGATGGTGGAAGCACATTTGTATCATCCAAAGTATCCAGATCTGGTAAGGGACTGTGTAGTCCATAATAAGTTATGATGTACTTATCTTTGTGGTAATATGCATCACAATAATTCTCCACTTTTTCCCGTATGTAAATAATTGCCGCTGCACTATGTTTGCATGGCAACCCATTTATTTGCCATGCTTTGCATTCACATGTATGCAATACTAAATTCACAGGGAATCTTGTAAAACCATCATATACTTCATATCGATGTCCACCAGCAGGTTTTACTTTGCAATATCTTGCATCTTCagtagttttatttatttcagttgCAATTCTTGGTCCAACATTATATGACCAAGATGCAGTAGAAGAAAACTGTGTGTAGAATCTCATCATGATTTTGACTCTTAGCCCATCCACTAATTTCAACACAGTCATGCTTCTCAAGTTGTCTATCCAAGCATTAAACGATTCACACATATTATTAGTAATATGTGGACTTTTATGATTTGTGTAAAATGCATGTGTAGACCAAGTGTGTAATGGGATATCCATCAAATATTGGTAGGCATCATTATCAAATGTTTTCATCTTTTCCATTgcctttttaaaaagaaattcaTTTGGAGCTTTGACAACCATCAAAAAAAGATCTTGTAAGATCAATAATGGATATTTTGCTTTGAAATTATTCAACAAATGCTTACTACAATGTCTATGCCATGAATTTGGAAAGTACTCAGAAACTGCACATGTCAATCCCTGACATTAAatagaaacaaattaaaataaattattaataatgaataatatgtcaaaataatacaaattaaaatatattatcttttgtctGTCACTCATTATTGTGTAACGATCATCTTCTAGTGCATCATGTAAGCAGTTTAAGAAAAAGCTCCATGAGTCTCTACACTCTGCCTCCACTATAGCAAATGCTATGGGAAATAATCCATTATTTGCATCAAGAGAAACTGCACATAGCAATACTCCTCCATATGGACCTTTCAAATGACAACCATCTAAACCAAAAAATGATATACAACCATTTAAAAATCCTGATATACAAGGAGCTAGACACACAAAAATCTTTTTGAAAGTACGATTTTCCTCTTCCAATGTCATTTGATCATAGTACTCCAATCTTACTATGCTCCCCCTGTTTTTTTCTAGTAACATATTAGCAaacttaactattttcttataACTTAAAGCATGAGAACCTTCAACTTCTTCCCTTCCTTTTCTTCTGGCCCTATATAATTTCTTAGGATGGGCTTCAACTCCAAACTTGGTAATCAATTCATTAGACATGAGTTCATAGCTCATATTTGGATCAGCATTTAAAGattgttttaacttttttgCTATCCATGTAGAATTAGCATTTCTCTTCTCAGATTTTCTAATACAAGTATGCCTTGACTCATAACTCTTGATCATAAAAGCAATACCATCTGGAGAAGGAGAAGCATGAATCCTCCAAGGACAACCTTCAGAAGCACAAATGGCAGACACTCTTACTTTCTCATTTTTCACTCttattatatcaaaattctcTTGAATTATGTAATCTCTCAATACACTCCTGAACTCATGTACGTCAACAAATATCATAAACTTTTTTAGACTAATTTTTTCATTATCTTCAACATCAAATCTTTTCATTATCTCACCTTCATTCTCTATGTTAACTTCtacttcactttcttcctctgaAGTGTAGTCATCCTCATTCCACTCCTCATCATCCAAATAACTCTCTACGTATTGATCCTTATTAACATCATATTCTTCATCACTATCGGTAAATAATTGTTCAAATAGGGGTTCAGTTCCATCGTACTCATTAACACTAGATATAGCTTCAATATTGGTAGACATTTttctaatatgaaaaaaaattggcgTAATTAATAATGAATAACTATAACAGAAACGACGAAGAAAAGGATTTAGGGATAGCAAAAATGAAGGGTTTAGGGATATATCCAGAATTGCCAatgatatgaatatttttttgtaaattaattGAGTTTGAGAAAAGGATGTCAAACCTTATTACTTGAATTGATAATAACGGCGATGATTACACAAAGCTATGCAGCAATGGCAGCACCTAGGTAGCGATGGCAGAGACAACCAAAGGAAATTGAAGAGATTGAAAGAGAAATAGCGCTGGAACGCTATTGTGAGGGAATTGGAATCCTAGCTCAGAAATTGAGTTtagttagtaaataaatataaagggATAGTACGGTAAAttagaatattaattttattgaataaaatatttaatttttttaattgaaatattctgttaatatttttaactaaatggATTAAATTgtacattttataaatagagGGAAGGGGAGTGTCATTTTAGTATCTCTCAGGAGAGGGGAGTGTCATTTTCCCTAATCTTATTAACAACATTATTAACTCATGTTAAATTCAAAGCAACAATGTCAATGTGACTTAGttcataatattttaagaattataGGTATGTATTAAATTGTTATGTAAACACATGATTCTGATTGGACGAtcgtataaaatatttaaattttttttgcaggAATAACATTATGTTTGCAGAATATGACAATTTTGGACCAGGTTCTGATACCTCTAAACGAGTAAATTGGATTACAAAATTGGATTTAGAGATGgttaatatgataaaaattatgaatttcaTAGACTCTGAAGGATGGCTTCGTCACAACCAACGgtttaaaaaaaacaacaacattaTCAATAGTTTCAACACCATTTTAGATAGAATATaactctttattattttataaattgattAGATTATTAAACATACTTTTTTGTTGAGAACTGAGAttactcattttttaaaaattattaactttaaaaattaattctataaatattttttcatatgtGTTCAGTCTTAATATTATTCTagctttatttaaatttttaattactttatttcTTAAACAATTGTGTCTGcgtatctaattatattttttatctttatattttaaattaatttcaaaaaatgtgttattaatttattaatataaaatatctaatatattttatataaataaaaaagacattaaaatatttaaaaaattagtttattttaaatattaataaaatattagaatataattataatttatcctaatactaaattttgttttaaaattattctcgAGACAGTTAATTTTTTCCTCGCCTTTCTCATCAGCACCCTTAATCTCAATCCTCTCAATCATTCTCAATCCGTCAcctctaatttattttaataaaaaaaaactaaaatctgtgaagagaaagagaaaaataactaaaaaaaaattcattcaactacatttttttattggagaataaaaaatataattataacctCTCCTTAAATATTATAAAGATTATTTATAAAACGTATCTTTATCttaatatctattaatatattttttaatcaaaaaatGCGCTTTTAAAAGATAATCTGTTCCTTATATTTTGGGTACGGTTCAAATCCATACACTTAGTgaatttttggttttatttttatcGTACCCTGCACAGTGAAGTTTTGCTAATGATGTcatatcaataattttaattatttgacaaaaaataaaaattaatcaatcattttttagtataaattttttaaaagtttaaaaaatcttatatttatatattactattaTTCAATTAACATATAAAGTactaattaaatgcaataaacaTACGTTATAAGTaccataatcataattattataaaaaaattcagttacaaatatttaaaattctacaacttataCATATTAAGACTCTTATTACTATATCTATACTATTTGGTCTATTTATACATACTTCATAAGATTATTATTACTCTTTATTTCTTAGTCTTTCGTACTAATTGTTAAAAATTGTTCCAAATAAGTTCAAATTTAATACATCTTATTATGCATATTTAAATATATCAGGATTATGAagttaattcataattttttttcgtttttattctcattcatttatttatttttaattatttgcaaaccaaaaaatattatacGAAAAGACTAAATATGACaactaaaacaaatataaaaataaaaataataaataaaaatgtagttttgtataattttaatataaaaaattatatcttttaaaaaaattaatgaatttaaattcTTAAACCAATAAACTAAATTTCAATTTGTATTACATTTAGTTGaacaattatataaaatgaTATATGANCTGTCATCTCACTTTAGTTATATATATTGATGGTGTCTCTAATCTCAAGGGATCTCTTCAACGTacttttgagatgaaagatcttggttctCTCAGCTACTTTCTTGGTCTAGAAGTCATATCCACTAATGATGGCATCTATCTCTCTCAGGCTAAATATGCTTCAGATCTCTTTGCTCGAGCCGGAATTACAGATAGTCGCACTGAGTCTACTCCTCTTGAGCCTAATGTTTGATTTACTCCTATGGAGGGCACTATTCTAGACAATCCTACTCTTTATCGACAGCTAGTTGGCGGCTCGTCTACTTAATTGTCACCTGACCTAACATCGCCTATCCGGTTCATGTTCTTAGTCAGTTCTTGTTAGCTCCTCATGTTACTCACTATGCGGTAGTTCTTCGCATTCCTCGCTACATCAAAGGCACCCTATTCCATGGCCTTTATTTTTCTGTCcattcctctttatcccttcagGCGTACTCAGATGCTGATTGGGTTGGTGATCCTACTGATCGTCGTTCTACTACtggttattgtttgtttcttggtGACTCTCTCATTTCCTGGCGAGCTAAGAAGCAAACATTCATGGCTCGATCCAGCACAGAAGCTGAATATCGTGCTCTTGCTGACACCACTGCTGAAGTTATCTCGATTCATTGGCTTCTCGCAGACTTGGAAGCTCCTCAGTCATCTCCAACTGATGTTTTTTGTGACAACCGCAGTGCTATTCAGATTGTCCATAATGATGTGTTTCATGAACGCACCAAGtacattgagattgattatcaCTTTCTCCGGCAACGTATCCTTATTGATGCTGTTCGTCTCATCGCTGTTGGAACACTGTATCAAACTGCTGATATCTTCACAAAGGCTCATCATCCGACTCGTTTCTGGATTTTGTTATCCAAACTCAAGATGATATCCTTAGctcccacttgagtttgaggggggatgttaagagaataatta
This sequence is a window from Arachis duranensis cultivar V14167 chromosome 2, aradu.V14167.gnm2.J7QH, whole genome shotgun sequence. Protein-coding genes within it:
- the LOC107473343 gene encoding uncharacterized protein LOC107473343, with translation MSTNIEAISSVNEYDGTEPLFEQLFTDSDEEYDVNKDQYVESYLDDEEWNEDDYTSEEESEVEVNIENEGEIMKRFDVEDNEKISLKKFMIFVDVHEFRSVLRDYIIQENFDIIRVKNEKVRVSAICASEGCPWRIHASPSPDGIAFMIKSYESRHTCIRKSEKRNANSTWIAKKLKQSLNADPNMSYELMSNELITKFGVEAHPKKLYRARRKGREEVEGSHALSYKKIVKFANMLLEKNRGSIVRLEYYDQMTLEEENHGCHLKGPYGGVLLCAVSLDANNGLFPIAFAIVEAECRDSWSFFLNCLHDALEDDHNLRSMTVLKLVDGLRVKIMMRFYTQFSSTASWSYNVGPRIATEINKTTEDARYCKVKPAGGHRYEVYDGFTRFPVNLVLHTCECKAWQINGLPCKHSAAAIIYIREKVENYCDAYYHKDKYIITYYGLHSPLPDLDTLDDTNVLPPSLRRLPGRPRKSRIREKDEDAPSNARRISTVRCSNCKDLGHNRKGCQRAPEISASESQTSMIKQTQQHASAQAKAKSQLQAKQIKRG